Proteins from one Acropora muricata isolate sample 2 chromosome 9, ASM3666990v1, whole genome shotgun sequence genomic window:
- the LOC136929350 gene encoding pancreatic lipase-related protein 2-like: MNRIYALMLVIWSSFFSFPQSKVFKEVCYGKYGCFSKAPPFDERLVMSPQDPSIVNTTFSLYTRSNKHKAHLIDDEDEEKLYDSNFEISKRTIIISHGWTEDGNGHNGWERRMKDALLQREDCNVICIDWAGGAKRLYEQSVGNTRLVGAEIAELVKFIINKNGGSKHLADRFYIIGFSLGGQIAGYAGKSLRDNGMLLGRITGLDPASPYYTDRDPDVRLDPTDAKYVDVIHTNLPIIGTEQRVGHIDFFPNGGSVQPGCFTNKPLDVIFTTSCHHLRAPEYYIATVQNQCSWRAYPCSSYLWFWSGLCNRCYGECPSMGYSADKTKHTGSYFLDTTSKKPFCAAR; this comes from the exons ATGAATAGAATATATGCATTGATGTTGGTAATTTGGagcagtttcttttcttttcctcaaTCAAAAG TCTTCAAAGAAGTCTGTTATGGAAAATACGGATGTTTCAGCAAAGCTCCGCCATTTGATGAGCGGTTGGTGATGTCTCCGCAAGACCCATCCATCGTAAACACCACATTTTCCCTCTACACAAGATCAAACAAGCACAAGGCCCATTTGATAGACGATGAAGACGAAGAAAAGCTTTATGActccaattttgaaatttcaaagaGAACAATAATCATTTCCCATGGCTGGACAG AAGATGGAAATGGTCACAACGGATGGGAAAGACGAATGAAGGATGCTCTTTTACAACGAGAGGATTGCAATGTTATTTGCATTGATTGGGCTGGTGGTGCTAAGAGACTATACGAACAATCTGTTGGAAACACCCGACTCGTCGGAGCAGAAATTGCAGAACTCGTCAAGTTCATAATCAACAAGAATGGTGGTTCAAAGCATTTGGCAGATCGGTTTTACATTATTGGATTCAGTCTTGGTGGTCAGATCGCTGGATATGCTGGAAAATCTCTTCGTGACAATGGAATGCTTCTTGGACGTATCACTG GCTTAGATCCAGCTAGCCCATATTACACTGACAGAGATCCTGACGTCCGATTGGATCCAACTGATGCTAAATATGTCGACGTCATTCACACAAATTTGCCAATCATTGGAACCGAGCAGAGAGTGGGTCACATTGATTTCTTTCCAAATGGTGGCAGTGTTCAACCGGGCTGTTTCACCAACAAGCCACTCG ATGTCATCTTCACAACGAGCTGCCACCACCTGAGAGCCCCAGAATACTACATAGCAACAGTGCAGAACCAATGCTCATGGAGAGCGTATCCTTGTAGTAGCTATCTGTGGTTTTGGTCAGGATTGTGCAACAGGTGCTATGGTGAATGTCCCTCAATGGGTTACTCCGCTGATAAAACCAAACACACTGGGTCATATTTCTTGGACACGACCTCCAAGAAACCATTTTGCG CTGCTCGCTAA